Within Topomyia yanbarensis strain Yona2022 chromosome 2, ASM3024719v1, whole genome shotgun sequence, the genomic segment TAAAACTATCCTCCGTTACaaactagtgtctgacggaaccaatttttatagtaaaccCCAGAGCCTGTGCACTTTAAGAGTCAAGTACAGAGGAATACGCTACAATGCATAATAAGACTAGACAACtttcaatagaaccttagtaTCATTGCGAGCCTCCTTCTCTTTAGATTATTacgtcactacaaaacttggcactaaattttcagtacatatggAAAGCTGACCATAGTGCGTCTCAAtgccgtatttaggaatacaaaactaatagctcccaaatagtttgttttaaCTTTATGATATCTTTGGCaaatttattagtttttttggcgcttttttttcaaattacggTGGTCCTTGTGCTTAGGGTGTTaaaagtatcgactgtttagttgtgtgaagtttacctgcgcaatgccctgcaatataataacacaaataaattgaagcaagtttgctgCATAAACAAGGCAATGTATAATGGttaatttgctatgattttttttaaagatttgagGTAGACTGGCTCTTGAGAATCGGGttgcttatattattttttgatgTGTTAATTTTTCGCAAACGCATTGTTCTTGAACTTTCATCGAACACATTTTTACCGTAGCACTGATGTTTaatcccttttgtttggacagttgaaagtgatttttacaacaaaaatggttttcttcaaacctaaatatctttAAGCATTGCATTTCGATTTTTAATATATCAATTCAATTTGAAAGATCAACAATTGGTTAGCCAAGgagaattaataaatttatttattttttaaaagagcagttgttgaaacaaaattgttcattaattttcagaaagaagagataacagccccaagagcgaaatcaacactaccatgcaGTGAATTGTTTGAGTTTTGATGTCCAGTGGGCCGAATAAAAGCGCTTCGAATTAAATGATATTTTGCACCTCCGTAATGAGGGGCATTGCACTCCAGAAGTgcgcgaagattgtgagaattctacTGGACGACGCACAGTGTAGCTGTACAAAACTACAttaaacaggttgaatagagttttctcaaaatattaagtcttaAGGACGAAAGAaagattttttacagaacttcaaaggtgaaacaGATGATAAATTCTGGAAAAAAACTGTGTTCAaacctatgttattcaaatgaatatatcattttagttaagattccgattagggtcgaactgATTTCATTAGCAAGGTTATTCGGGGGCCTATATTTTCCATTCGATTTAGCCAATACAAGATTTTCTTCTCActcactttttttttcaaaacagttaggaaagatcgcttgtagttaatgactcttgaaaattagtgtatttttcgaaaataaatgtcttgttttgcccctttctgcctcgaggtaaaggtgatttttcatgatatgtccGAAGGAAACGCATGGTAGTGTTTGATTACCCAGGGtacgcaatataatttataaatgtctcttagcattatcaacaattgaaaaatgtgtattccgctaaaaattcactaaaccaattttttgaaaatgaattttcagatatagtgcatttatattcgtaaatgatTTTCAAACCACCCTAGGCgccaaaattttgaattttaaactatttcaatatttttttaatacgcatttataattatatttagAAGATTGTGTAAAATTTCGGAATGGATCTCAAAGTACTTTACAGCGCATCGCTGGgcctttagtgtaaaattgtctTGTTTTAATCTTATAaatgtaatatctcgcaaagtattatGAGTTCCACTCCAAAATttttatacaatatttttaacatgattctaaGTATTTAAAGAAAAGATAAGCAAAAAAATGGTCGagctttggggggggggggggtatccACAAGGTAATATCCACAAGCGACTCAaagatgaagctttttgtagaacgtctctggaaaaacacgatttgcggtgttacctgccattcaaaacctACTtcaggttcaactgagaatacctcaaaaagcggccatcttggcaaacgaaaaaagtgttttttctcaCACTTTAGGGAAAATTTTCATAAGTTCTTCACACAAATTtgcaagttctagttttttgTATTACTTGCTCCAAATCGTTGAAAGTTCAATTCCAATCATTCTTTAAtaatctttaaaataaatttaattccaatcattcttcaataatctttaaaaacgctgtagattctaaaattgtccaaattggtcaagcgaacactgagatatagcgatttAAAAATGTTGGTGAGCGTgtcaataaaattgtaaatatttttttacaactgcatttaattagcatttaTCTAATTAAATCACTAAATGTGCTTTAGTATAGTTTAAGATAACTTTTACATCATTGTTCAagtaatttcttaaaaaatcgcgaatattttTCACGAGTGCATTTAATTAACAATTAATTAGCATTTAATTACTTGAATCATTAAATGTACTTAACAGAtttaacaatgacttttacATCATTGTTTTGCTAAATGTTAACCCAGCAGAACAAGTGATATCATAAAAACAATTGTAAACAATTTTctacaagtgaattttattagaatttaattactcaaattaataaatattcTTTAGTAGATTTTACAATGACTTACATTATTTTTCTGCTTGCTGTTAACCTATCAGAACAAgtcatttctttaaaaaattatgaacaattttctacaagtgcatttaattacCATTTAACTATTTAAATCACTAAATGTACTTTAGTAGATTTTACAATGACTTTTACATCTTTGTTCTGCTAACTTTTTGTCAAGTCAACAAAGCAAGTGATTTCTTAAAgtgcatttaattagcatttaATTATCGAGTAATTAAATGTGCGTTTACACGGTTTTACGATGACTTTTACATCGTTGTTCTGCTAACTTTATGTTAAGTTAGCAGAACAAGTGATTTCttgtaaaaaacatttttttacaaatacacttaattagcaTTTAATTAGCACTTAATTATTCAAATAAATCAATGTGCTTTAGTAGGTTTTACAATGACTTTTACATCGTTGCTCTGCTAACTTTATGTTAAGCCAGCTGAACATGTAATAAAACCAAATCCAAAAcagcattaaatttttcaattgtaCATTTAATTTGCATTTAATTAGCACTAAATTATAGAATATTCATAATCATGTTCTGCTGATTTTGCGCTTCCAACTTTATGGACatcattccgggaaatggtattctgGGAAACGACATACAATCTGATGATTGATTCAACAATTAAATCAAATTGCAAGCATGGCTGATAATTCTCACTTGTGATTTTTTCCGAATTGCTCACAGCAGATCAAATCATGCCGTGATCACTCTCTCAATTATCAAATTCAACCACAGATCAAAATCACCACTGATAGAGGGCaagaaaaaatcggtagtgattcttgtgagatgatcttttgatagttaagagagtgatcacggcatgattttatcggcagtgagaattttcgaaaaaatcataagcgATGTTTATAAGCCATGATTgcggtttgatttttttattacgaTTTTTCCAGCACTGCAGGCACCACTGCGCAGCAATAGCTTAGCGCGCTTAGcgcagtagatacagaacactagattaggattgtcgctggcatcagtggtaggaatatcattgttttgattccgggatatacctgtcaaatggccaaaataaaaaaaagcaaataaataatcctctattgttgtttcatagcgactaatcatttttgtttcttttagccagcaaaagaatggccattcttggctaatgtgttttcactaattagaatgcTCAAATTGTCTAAATCGGTACtgtattttgataaatttttatttctttgtgcggtatatacaaactcgttcatttcataacaataacagtcgaaaatttacaccgagaaaattcgttatattgaatatattgatttaacataattttttgcaatttgaggtagcacataaaaattacctgtcacgcgtagatatcatgtgaaaattaatgaaattataatagtatgccacatagaaattggtttcatagcagatatcacatcatttttctgtttgcctctcgcattctgctgcaaattttatgcattggacgttttcggtcttgaatgcataaaaatcacagcagaataaacgataCTGAAATGACAAATAGGCAAACTCTGCATTCTACTAATTTGAAGctcaactaaacggtttgtggttacaaACAGGCCATATTTCCctgcgtgtaccaaaagtgcggaccaaagatttttactagagagactttcgatactttgacagatatataccggaagcaaaacaaacatgttccgaggcgaaaacaatgggaacaccagcgacaatcctaatctagtgttctgtatctactcttAGCGCACGTAGGTAGCCATTTTGTATTACCTATCATTAGCTTGAACTCGTTGTGAACAGTTGTGTTTTATTCCAAACttcaatatatttaattttatctAATTCTCGGTCTATCATTTCACCGAACCTCTCTGCTAATAATTCAAAGTAGTTCGAAGCAAATCAccggcttgaatcgtcggggTATGTGGACCGGAAGCAATCCTCGATCCGGAATTGTTCGACGGACCCAGGCACTCAACCAGACAGCATCGATGCAAGAGTAACGCGTTCGTTAACGATTTCaagagacattctttcgtcaaGGAACTCTACGCCGTGTTCTAACACGAAAATGTTATTTGAGTTATGATTACGGCGTCCAAACAGACAATTATTTACTCGACTTTTCACTGTATATCACTTACCGATATCAATGGCCAGTTGTTTTGCTCCGGAAGCGGATAAACTTAGAATATCATCTATGATTTTCACATATATTATACATGTTCTTTCCACTACAATGCTTAATAGAACATCAGCACATGTGTCTCCACTTTCGTACGTACTGTTAAAGTccttcaaaaaatatttcaaagaaGCTGATGGTGTCAGCAACAATGGTTCTAGATGTTGAGGAAGTGTAAGCAAATGTTGCCCTACTCGGGTTATATACTCTTGCGGAGCAACGCTATAATCCGGCAGGTTGAATCCTTGAAATTGCTTATCGAGCAGAAAAttcatttgtaaaatttgtttttctatGGGAGAAACAATCATTAGAACGATATTATTGTAAATTTCTATAGCAACGTTCTTCAATGAAATGTATTGGTTAGAAAACAATGTTACGGAAGCACTTTCGTGATTTTTAATTGTGAACTTTGATTTTCTTTCGCAATCTTTATCAGATTTTCGCGATGCACCTATTGCATCAAAGTAGCTATCTGAATTAGtatttattataaaatgtatGTTCGAGTCACATCGTTGAACAGTGATTAATAAATCGCCTAAATGCTCTAACAGGTTTATGTTTATCTGAAGTAAATTCCAGTCTGTTTGCTCTGGTAGTTTTTGAAGTGTTATTCGCATTTGTATTAtactcattttttcattatacgcCATTAATGCATTTTCGATAATCTTCGCGATATCATAAATAGATTTTCCTCGTGTAATCACAATGCAGCGCTCAAGCGCATCGTCAATCCATTTTACTATCCTTGTACTGTGAAAATTCAAATTGCGTATATTGTCAGCTAGGTTGGTATCTGAAACATCGATGCTCTTCATCATTCCATCTACATAAGTCTCTTCAATTCCTGAATATAGATCGACAAATGTATCGAAATACGAAAAAATTCCTACCGACAGCCGTTCGCGTTTATCAGTTGGAATTATTTGGTCTTTTAGTACCTTTTCAATACGCGATAAAAAATTCGCGTTATTTTCTGCAACTCTAACTAGCAGGTCGAGCTTATCGGAAGTTGTTTTCAGCAGGTTCATTGTAAATGTTTGTCTAGAGATCTGAATAGCACTTAAAGTTTCAGACACAATATCCACTAATTCCAAAACATCCGCAAACGTTTGTTTGCACAATTTGTGctgattttcgacaaaatgtaAGAGTATTTCATAGAAATCGGATAGAAAATTGATTCCATCTCCaggttttgtgatatttttccaTTTGTCCAAAAGTATATTTGTATGTACAGATCGATAGCACTGTCTAAGGTGTGATACGCGTCTGATAGTTTTATATAATTCAACATGTTGCATTAGACAATCAGTGTCCGCTGTTTGAATACAATGTACGACTATGGGATTTGCCAGGGCCTCTATTCTATTTGTTAAATACTCAAACTGCAAATCTCGTTCCGCTTGCCCTGGCATTTTTGATTGTGCAAGAAGAGATTTCTTCAATGCTAAAAACTTGTCTTTTAATTCAACTATATCATTTTGCCCAAGTAACTCATCTAGCTCAGCAATTATTCTATGCCAACGATCTGATTCTTGCATGCCATATTTTGCCACTTGAAGCTTATCAAAATTTAATTCCAGATGTTCCAAATTAGAGATATAAGCGCGTGTCGCATGTTGTATATATACAATTTCTCTTTGAAGTTGACAacatttttgcataaaaaaatttATCTGAGTATGCAATACTTTTACTTCCTTAATCCCGCAAGGTATAGTTAAGTCATGCTGAAGACTAGATTGTTCCAACAAAGAGTTGATTTGTTCAACATATATTTGCAATCTTGATACTAGCGCTGCAATAATGTTCTGAAATGAAACGAAATCCTAAATTTCCAAATTCAAAGGCGATTGTGTAATTGTATACATACCTCCTTATTTTCTTTATTGCCGTCTTTTTTCAACTGGGTATTTACGAACTTTATTACGTAGAAAGAATTTTCCGAAACGCAACAGAGATccttaaggctagtttacagttcggaaaacgtgtcacgggatttatgtccctgtgtattttaaatgaagctcgggatttcaaatcccgtgacgggatatgagtctacacaaaaatgacagtttttctgaagtgtaaacccaaccgcgggaaacatcacgggattttaaaactctccacacagaaatccggccgggaacaattcaacacaaattgtttccgacgggaaaaagagtatttttataaggtttgcaattccctgcaagtttgatactgtttgtatttttaagaaacagcagagtttttggtttgacagtttggagagatctcggcgggaaattttccctgatcaaatcccgacgcaaatcccgtgcgaaatcccgtcatccatttcccgaactgtaaactagcctttaaaATAAAGATGATGAAATGTTATTATTTTACGATTTAACCAGAGGTGCAGGTGATGCTTATATGAAGGGCTCAATGCAAGAACGACCCAACTTCAAAAAACTTGTTCTGAGATATAacgaaaacaataaaataacaGAATTTGTTTTTACGTTGTTCACTCATATCACTCGCGGTTGTGGACGAGTATCAAGGagtttcggtttcaataggaaaAATCAAACGCGTCTGTATGTTACAACAGTTAATTTTACTCTGAGCTAATAAATCGGTTGAATATAAGTGAGTGTGAATATGATTGGTATAATGGTTAATGTAGTCGTTGTAGGTTGTCCAATAATAGAGGAATGTTACAAGAATCAACATCCTCCCGGGCGCTGAAATTGGGAATTTGAAGATTCAAGCTGCACACATTGATCGTCCTTCTCGTCATCTAAAGGTAAAAtgcaaatctagagaaaattttcaataggacgtaagtaacaatgagagattctctttggggtctttctcttctgttcattactcggccatttcaacattctctactctactctttgcgtaatattctagtaaaaaccgtcggctttcgatatgtactggaaaattagtgcaaagtgttataatgacgtcgtaataaacgaaagagaaattaaacaaagagag encodes:
- the LOC131682998 gene encoding conserved oligomeric Golgi complex subunit 7, with the protein product MDLCCVSENSFYVIKFVNTQLKKDGNKENKENIIAALVSRLQIYVEQINSLLEQSSLQHDLTIPCGIKEVKVLHTQINFFMQKCCQLQREIVYIQHATRAYISNLEHLELNFDKLQVAKYGMQESDRWHRIIAELDELLGQNDIVELKDKFLALKKSLLAQSKMPGQAERDLQFEYLTNRIEALANPIVVHCIQTADTDCLMQHVELYKTIRRVSHLRQCYRSVHTNILLDKWKNITKPGDGINFLSDFYEILLHFVENQHKLCKQTFADVLELVDIVSETLSAIQISRQTFTMNLLKTTSDKLDLLVRVAENNANFLSRIEKVLKDQIIPTDKRERLSVGIFSYFDTFVDLYSGIEETYVDGMMKSIDVSDTNLADNIRNLNFHSTRIVKWIDDALERCIVITRGKSIYDIAKIIENALMAYNEKMSIIQMRITLQKLPEQTDWNLLQININLLEHLGDLLITVQRCDSNIHFIINTNSDSYFDAIGASRKSDKDCERKSKFTIKNHESASVTLFSNQYISLKNVAIEIYNNIVLMIVSPIEKQILQMNFLLDKQFQGFNLPDYSVAPQEYITRVGQHLLTLPQHLEPLLLTPSASLKYFLKDFNSTYESGDTCADVLLSIVVERTCIIYVKIIDDILSLSASGAKQLAIDIEYFGHVLEELSLQLNIEMIQIITLLRIPPEQYKTASSVSNNIRLVTSIRQKRNIVTC